From a region of the Bradyrhizobium diazoefficiens genome:
- a CDS encoding ABC transporter substrate-binding protein produces MKTFRLLTAVSIAALIAVPSAASAQQKTLYVAGYGGSFEKTIRDEVIPTFEKDNGVKVEYVAGNSTDTLAKLQAQKGNQQIDVAIVDDGPMYQAIQLGFCGKLNGLPADLYDTARFKDDHAVAIGIVATGLMYNTKVFKEKGWAPPTSWNDLKDPKYAKQLVIPPINNTYGLEALVMLSKMNGGGETNVDPGFKIFKEQINPNVLAYEPSPGKMTELFQSGQAVIAVWGTGRVQSFANTGFPVDFVYPKEGAATLLTTACPVDKPNASPLAASFVKMLLDPKIQLVMLKDYGYGPVLKSLAIPPGLGKMAPIGERAAKLYNPDWTVINEKREEWTKRWNREVER; encoded by the coding sequence ATGAAGACTTTTCGCCTTCTGACCGCGGTCAGCATCGCAGCGCTCATCGCCGTCCCGTCAGCCGCATCGGCCCAGCAAAAGACGCTCTATGTCGCCGGCTACGGCGGCTCCTTCGAGAAGACGATCCGCGACGAGGTGATCCCGACCTTTGAGAAGGACAACGGTGTCAAGGTCGAATACGTCGCCGGCAACTCCACCGACACGCTGGCAAAACTCCAGGCGCAGAAAGGCAACCAGCAGATCGACGTCGCCATCGTCGACGATGGCCCGATGTACCAGGCGATCCAGCTCGGCTTCTGCGGCAAGCTCAACGGGCTGCCGGCCGATCTCTACGACACCGCACGCTTCAAGGACGATCATGCCGTCGCCATCGGCATCGTCGCGACGGGCCTGATGTACAACACCAAGGTGTTCAAAGAGAAAGGCTGGGCGCCGCCGACCTCCTGGAATGATCTGAAAGATCCGAAATATGCCAAGCAGCTCGTGATCCCGCCGATCAACAACACCTACGGTCTCGAAGCGCTGGTGATGCTGTCGAAGATGAACGGCGGCGGTGAGACCAATGTCGATCCCGGCTTCAAGATCTTCAAGGAGCAGATCAATCCGAACGTGCTCGCCTATGAGCCGTCGCCGGGCAAGATGACCGAGCTGTTCCAGTCCGGTCAGGCCGTGATCGCGGTGTGGGGCACCGGTCGCGTGCAGAGCTTCGCCAATACCGGCTTCCCCGTCGACTTCGTCTATCCGAAGGAAGGCGCTGCGACGCTGTTGACCACGGCCTGTCCGGTCGACAAGCCCAACGCCTCGCCGCTGGCGGCGAGCTTCGTCAAGATGCTGCTCGATCCAAAAATCCAGCTCGTGATGCTGAAGGATTACGGCTACGGCCCGGTGCTGAAGTCGCTGGCGATCCCGCCGGGGCTCGGCAAGATGGCTCCGATCGGCGAGCGCGCGGCAAAGCTCTACAATCCGGACTGGACCGTCATCAACGAGAAGCGCGAGGAGTGGACCAAGCGCTGGAATCGCGAGGTCGAGCGCTGA
- a CDS encoding ABC transporter ATP-binding protein — MAYLELDRVAKQFGAQTVVDDFSLSVGKGEFISFLGPSGCGKTTTLQMIAGFLDPTRGAIRLEGKDLTTIHPARRGLGIVFQSYALFPHMTAAENVAFGLEMRNVPRAERAERVRAALAMVGLAGYEDRPPRRMSGGQQQRVALARALVIKPSVLLLDEPLSNLDAKLREEMQIELRQIQRTIGTTTILVTHDQNEAMSLSDRIVVMSQGRIEQIGTPQQAYEKPASAFVSQFLGKTNDFAAVIDRAVTPAQLMAGSWNAPAPPGLNGPVTVSIRPERIGFGAAGLGAKIVTRIFQGNHWLFQCESECGPATVIRQNDGTVQPAEGEGVHLTWRPEDMSVRARDVA; from the coding sequence ATGGCCTATCTCGAGCTCGATCGGGTCGCAAAACAGTTCGGCGCACAGACTGTGGTCGATGACTTCAGTCTGTCGGTGGGCAAGGGGGAGTTCATCTCCTTCCTCGGCCCGTCCGGCTGCGGCAAGACCACGACCTTGCAGATGATCGCGGGCTTCCTCGACCCCACGCGCGGCGCAATCCGGCTGGAGGGCAAGGACCTGACCACGATTCATCCTGCCAGGCGCGGGCTGGGCATCGTGTTCCAGAGCTATGCGCTGTTTCCGCACATGACCGCGGCGGAGAACGTCGCATTCGGTCTTGAAATGCGCAACGTGCCGCGCGCTGAAAGGGCCGAGCGCGTTCGTGCCGCGCTGGCGATGGTCGGGCTTGCCGGCTACGAGGACCGTCCGCCCCGCCGCATGTCCGGTGGCCAGCAGCAGCGCGTGGCGCTCGCGCGCGCGCTGGTGATCAAGCCGAGCGTGCTCCTGCTCGACGAACCGCTGTCGAATCTCGACGCAAAACTGCGCGAGGAGATGCAGATCGAGCTACGCCAGATCCAACGCACGATCGGCACCACCACGATCCTCGTCACCCACGACCAGAACGAGGCGATGTCGTTGTCAGACCGCATCGTGGTGATGAGCCAGGGCCGCATCGAGCAGATCGGCACGCCACAGCAGGCCTATGAGAAGCCGGCCTCAGCCTTCGTCTCGCAGTTCCTGGGCAAGACCAATGATTTTGCCGCGGTGATCGATCGAGCTGTGACGCCGGCGCAGCTGATGGCGGGTTCCTGGAATGCGCCCGCGCCCCCTGGCCTCAACGGTCCCGTGACCGTCAGCATTCGTCCCGAGAGGATCGGCTTCGGCGCCGCGGGCCTCGGCGCAAAAATTGTCACGCGAATCTTCCAGGGCAATCACTGGCTGTTCCAATGCGAGAGCGAGTGCGGTCCGGCGACCGTGATCCGTCAGAATGACGGGACGGTGCAGCCGGCCGAAGGCGAGGGCGTTCACCTGACCTGGCGGCCCGAGGACATGAGCGTGCGCGCGAGGGATGTGGCATGA
- a CDS encoding ABC transporter permease, with translation MSSVAEERNAHAPWALTAPALMLFVGVLLIPLAMTVMLSFHDWGQYKGIEPVFILKNWQEIATDPYYAEMFWRTFRIAILTTLLTALLGAPEAYILNRMSGRWRSFFLLVILGPLLISVVARTLGWALLFGGNNGLVNKLLMSLGVIKFPIPFMFTETGMVVALAHVMMPFMVLSVWAALQRLDPQIENAAMSLGAGPVTIIRRIIMPQIMPGVLSGAIIVFSLSASAFATPAIIGGRRLKVAATLAYDEFLNTLNWPLGAAVATLLLAALVLIVVGSNALIERRYAEVFR, from the coding sequence ATGAGCTCCGTCGCCGAGGAGCGCAACGCCCATGCGCCATGGGCGCTGACCGCGCCGGCCCTGATGCTGTTCGTCGGCGTGCTCTTGATCCCGCTCGCCATGACCGTGATGCTCTCCTTCCACGATTGGGGCCAGTACAAGGGCATCGAGCCGGTCTTCATCCTCAAGAACTGGCAGGAGATCGCGACCGATCCCTATTACGCAGAGATGTTCTGGCGGACCTTTCGCATCGCGATCCTGACCACGCTGCTCACCGCGCTGCTCGGGGCGCCCGAAGCCTACATCCTCAATCGCATGAGTGGGCGCTGGAGGAGCTTCTTCCTGCTGGTCATCCTGGGGCCGCTCTTGATCTCCGTGGTGGCTCGCACGTTGGGCTGGGCGCTGCTGTTCGGCGGCAATAACGGCCTCGTCAACAAGCTCCTGATGTCGCTCGGGGTGATCAAGTTCCCGATTCCGTTCATGTTCACCGAAACCGGCATGGTCGTTGCGCTCGCGCATGTCATGATGCCGTTCATGGTGCTGTCGGTGTGGGCGGCGCTGCAGCGGCTCGATCCGCAGATCGAGAACGCTGCGATGTCGCTTGGCGCCGGTCCCGTCACCATCATTCGCCGCATCATCATGCCGCAGATCATGCCGGGCGTGCTGTCGGGCGCTATCATCGTGTTCTCGCTCTCGGCCAGCGCTTTTGCAACGCCCGCGATCATCGGCGGCCGCCGGCTCAAGGTCGCCGCGACGCTCGCCTATGACGAGTTCCTCAACACGCTGAACTGGCCGCTTGGTGCGGCGGTCGCAACGCTGCTGCTGGCGGCGCTGGTGCTGATCGTCGTCGGCAGCAACGCGCTGATCGAGCGCCGTTATGCGGAGGTGTTCCGATGA
- a CDS encoding ABC transporter permease, with product MRRNGPLALIFHTLFVIVMVAPILVVCLVAFTPEGFLSLPTNGFSLRWFRAIADYPEFIHAFWVSLGLGALSSLVALLFAVPAALAIARYRFRGRDALAALFLSPLMIPHVVLGIAFLRFFTSAGLGGSFVALIIAHVIIVFPFALRLTLAAATGMDRTVEMAAVSLGAGGWTLFRRVTLPLILPGVISGWALAFIQSFDDLTMTVFLAAPGTETLPVRMFLYIQDNIDPLVTSVSACVIAITMAALILLDRFYGLDRVLAGKGDAGR from the coding sequence ATGAGACGGAACGGCCCGCTCGCGCTGATCTTTCACACCCTCTTCGTCATCGTCATGGTGGCGCCGATCCTGGTGGTCTGCCTCGTCGCGTTCACGCCCGAAGGCTTCCTGTCGCTGCCGACCAACGGCTTTTCGCTGCGCTGGTTCAGGGCGATCGCCGACTATCCCGAATTCATCCACGCCTTCTGGGTCAGTCTCGGGCTCGGTGCGCTGTCCTCGTTGGTGGCGCTGTTGTTTGCCGTACCCGCGGCGCTCGCGATCGCGCGCTATCGCTTCCGCGGCCGCGACGCGCTCGCGGCGCTGTTCTTGTCGCCGCTGATGATCCCGCATGTCGTGCTCGGCATCGCCTTCCTGCGCTTCTTCACGTCGGCCGGGTTGGGCGGCAGCTTCGTGGCGCTGATCATCGCGCATGTCATCATCGTATTTCCGTTCGCGCTGCGGCTGACGCTGGCGGCCGCGACCGGCATGGACCGCACCGTCGAGATGGCGGCGGTCTCGCTTGGCGCCGGCGGCTGGACGCTGTTCCGCCGCGTGACCTTGCCGCTGATCCTGCCCGGCGTCATCAGCGGCTGGGCGCTCGCCTTCATTCAGTCCTTCGACGATCTCACCATGACCGTCTTTCTCGCGGCGCCCGGCACCGAGACGCTGCCGGTGCGCATGTTCCTTTATATCCAGGACAACATCGATCCGCTGGTGACGTCGGTCTCGGCCTGCGTCATCGCGATCACCATGGCCGCCCTCATTCTGCTCGACCGCTTCTACGGGCTCGACCGTGTGCTCGCCGGCAAGGGCGATGCGGGGCGATAG
- a CDS encoding FAD-dependent oxidoreductase — protein sequence MSEAFSSEVDAGSREENASKQKSDYDVAVVGGGLLGSAIAWGLGRLGKRVAVLDEGDITKRASRANFALVWVQSKGLGMPAYTVWTVQASLAWARLASELKQQTGLDVALQQNGGFHLTLGDDEFGQRTELVKRMHNQTGAADYKMEMLSASEVKKSLPLIGPEVSGGSYCPLDGHVNSLRTFRAFHTGFRAFGIDYFPERPVSAIGKSGGEFRLTTPKGELRAAKIVLAAGNANQTLAPMVGLLAPMGPTRGQIVVTERTMPFLPHPLTTIRQTDEGTVMIGDSKEDELDDRALKHSISAVMADRAQRMFPHLSRLNVVRSWAGIRVMPHDGFPIYDQSETHPGAFVACCHSGVTLASNHAFEIARMVAQGALEPELVGAFSASRFGGEGAANNSGY from the coding sequence ATGTCTGAAGCGTTTTCGAGCGAAGTGGACGCCGGTTCGCGTGAAGAAAACGCGTCTAAACAAAAGTCTGACTACGACGTTGCCGTGGTCGGCGGCGGATTGCTCGGCTCCGCCATTGCCTGGGGCCTCGGCCGCCTCGGCAAGCGCGTGGCAGTGCTCGACGAAGGCGACATCACCAAACGCGCGTCGCGCGCGAATTTCGCGCTGGTGTGGGTGCAGAGCAAGGGGCTCGGCATGCCCGCCTATACGGTGTGGACCGTGCAGGCGTCGCTGGCCTGGGCCCGGCTCGCTTCCGAATTGAAACAGCAGACCGGTCTCGACGTCGCCCTCCAGCAGAACGGCGGTTTTCATCTGACGCTCGGCGATGACGAGTTCGGCCAACGCACCGAGCTGGTCAAGCGCATGCACAACCAGACGGGTGCGGCCGACTACAAGATGGAGATGCTCTCCGCATCCGAGGTGAAGAAGTCGCTGCCGCTGATCGGCCCCGAAGTCTCCGGCGGCAGCTATTGCCCGCTCGACGGCCATGTCAATTCGCTGCGCACGTTCCGGGCCTTCCACACCGGCTTCAGGGCGTTCGGCATCGACTATTTTCCCGAGCGCCCGGTTTCGGCGATCGGCAAGAGCGGCGGCGAATTTCGTCTGACCACGCCGAAGGGCGAGCTTCGGGCCGCCAAGATCGTGCTCGCCGCCGGCAATGCCAACCAGACGCTCGCGCCGATGGTCGGCCTCCTTGCCCCGATGGGTCCGACCCGCGGCCAGATCGTGGTGACCGAGCGCACCATGCCGTTCCTGCCGCATCCGCTGACCACGATCCGCCAGACCGACGAGGGCACGGTCATGATCGGCGACAGCAAGGAGGACGAGCTCGACGATCGCGCGCTGAAGCATTCGATCAGCGCGGTCATGGCCGATCGCGCTCAGCGGATGTTTCCGCATCTTTCGCGGCTTAACGTCGTCAGGAGCTGGGCCGGCATCCGGGTCATGCCGCATGACGGCTTTCCGATCTACGACCAGTCGGAGACGCATCCCGGCGCCTTCGTCGCCTGCTGCCATTCCGGCGTGACGCTTGCCTCCAACCACGCCTTCGAGATCGCGCGCATGGTGGCGCAGGGCGCGCTCGAGCCGGAGCTGGTCGGCGCGTTCTCGGCCAGCCGCTTCGGTGGCGAGGGCGCGGCGAACAACAGCGGCTATTAG
- a CDS encoding (2Fe-2S)-binding protein, whose translation MFRRSEQDRRPHVQIFVDGVAVAARQGDTVSAALLASDVDARRSTAVSGAPRLPYCMMGVCFDCLVTIDGVGNRQGCLVPVAEGMQIEIQKGKREIGR comes from the coding sequence ATGTTTAGACGATCCGAACAGGACAGGCGGCCACATGTGCAGATCTTCGTTGATGGCGTCGCCGTCGCGGCGCGCCAGGGCGACACCGTCTCCGCGGCGCTGCTGGCTTCCGACGTTGATGCGCGCCGCTCAACCGCGGTGAGCGGCGCACCGCGTTTGCCCTATTGCATGATGGGCGTGTGCTTCGACTGCCTCGTCACCATCGACGGCGTCGGCAATCGCCAGGGCTGCCTCGTGCCCGTGGCCGAGGGCATGCAGATCGAAATCCAGAAGGGCAAGCGGGAGATCGGAAGATGA
- a CDS encoding (2Fe-2S)-binding protein: MTVAPRREAYDVVVIGAGPAGLAAAATTADAGLTTLLLDENIGPGGQVFRAISSTPVTDRNQLGADYWVGADLVQALRASGAEVIHRATVWSLDRNLEIAVSIGGASAFVKAKRVILATGALERPFPIPGWTLPGVMTAGAAQTVLKSSALVPDGRTVIAGQGPLLWLLAAQILRLGGRIDRILDTTERGNYFAALPHAFAFLTSPYFAKGLSMMREVKANVQVVSGVTELAAAGDGQLASVSYVAGGKRETIPADLLLLHQGVVPNVNLAMAAGVEHRWDDLQLCWSPALDASGNSSVAGIAIAGDGAGIGGANSAVVRGRIAARAAVEALAPAAAAKLAPMAALRADLAKAERGRVFLDVLFRPSPQFRIPSGDTIVCRCEEVTAKDIVDAVAIGATGPNQLKAYRRTGMGPCQGRLCGLTVTELMAQARGKSPQEIGYYRLRAPVKPITLAELAAVPKSEADVKAVVRG, translated from the coding sequence ATGACTGTGGCTCCCAGGCGCGAAGCCTACGACGTCGTGGTGATCGGCGCCGGTCCGGCCGGTCTTGCTGCCGCGGCGACCACCGCCGACGCCGGTCTCACGACGCTGCTGCTCGATGAGAATATCGGCCCCGGCGGTCAGGTGTTCCGCGCGATCTCCTCGACGCCGGTGACCGATCGCAACCAGCTCGGCGCCGATTATTGGGTCGGCGCCGATCTCGTGCAGGCGCTGCGTGCGAGCGGCGCCGAGGTCATTCATCGCGCTACGGTCTGGAGCCTCGATCGTAATCTTGAGATCGCCGTCTCGATCGGCGGTGCCTCGGCCTTCGTCAAGGCGAAGCGCGTCATCCTTGCGACCGGCGCGCTGGAGCGGCCCTTTCCGATTCCCGGCTGGACGCTGCCCGGCGTGATGACTGCTGGTGCCGCGCAGACCGTGCTGAAATCGTCGGCGCTGGTGCCTGACGGCCGCACGGTGATCGCGGGGCAGGGGCCGCTGCTCTGGCTGCTCGCCGCGCAGATCCTGCGGCTCGGCGGCCGCATCGATCGCATCCTCGACACCACCGAGCGCGGCAATTACTTCGCGGCGCTCCCGCACGCCTTCGCCTTCCTGACCTCGCCCTATTTCGCCAAGGGCCTGTCGATGATGCGCGAGGTGAAGGCGAACGTGCAGGTCGTCTCCGGCGTCACAGAGCTTGCGGCAGCCGGTGACGGCCAGCTCGCGAGCGTCAGCTATGTCGCGGGCGGCAAGCGCGAGACCATTCCCGCCGATCTGCTTCTGCTGCATCAAGGGGTCGTGCCCAACGTCAATCTGGCGATGGCAGCAGGCGTCGAGCACCGCTGGGACGATCTGCAATTGTGCTGGTCGCCGGCGCTCGATGCCAGTGGCAACTCGTCGGTCGCCGGCATTGCGATCGCGGGCGACGGCGCCGGCATCGGCGGCGCGAATTCCGCCGTGGTTCGTGGACGCATTGCGGCGCGTGCAGCGGTGGAAGCCCTGGCGCCGGCGGCTGCCGCAAAGCTCGCGCCGATGGCAGCTTTGCGTGCCGATCTCGCCAAGGCCGAGCGCGGCCGCGTCTTCCTCGATGTGCTGTTTCGCCCGTCGCCGCAGTTTCGCATCCCCTCGGGCGACACCATCGTCTGCCGCTGCGAGGAGGTCACCGCCAAGGACATTGTCGACGCGGTTGCGATCGGCGCGACCGGTCCGAACCAGCTCAAGGCCTACCGCCGCACCGGCATGGGCCCGTGCCAGGGCCGGCTCTGCGGCCTCACCGTCACCGAGCTGATGGCGCAGGCGCGTGGCAAGAGCCCGCAGGAGATCGGCTATTACCGGCTGCGCGCACCGGTCAAGCCGATCACGCTCGCCGAGCTCGCCGCCGTCCCGAAGAGCGAGGCCGACGTCAAGGCGGTGGTGCGCGGATGA
- a CDS encoding FAD-dependent oxidoreductase, with protein MTRNVDAIVVGGGIHGCSTALHLCLAGMKPVLIEKDYAGRHASGVNAGGVRQLARHIPEIPLSIRSMGIWEKITDLLDDDCSFESHGQVLVAEDEAELAVCRARVAELNALGFTHEELIDAAELRRLVPAVAETCPGGVVSRRDGAANPAQTTTAFRRKAERLGATVSEGIPANNIHYSNGLWHVDVGTETFAAPVLVNAAGAWAGRIAAALGEPVPVETVAPMLMITSRVPHFIDPVVILRGRKLSFKQFSNGTVLIGGGHLATPHQDRNETVLDWKSLAVSARTVFELFPVMRGATIVRAWAGIEAKMKDDIPVFGPSVRHKGLYHQFGFSLHGFQLGPGAGAVMAELIVNGGTQTRVSDLGIDRFHPSTL; from the coding sequence ATGACCAGAAACGTGGATGCGATCGTCGTCGGTGGCGGCATCCACGGATGCTCGACCGCGCTGCATCTGTGCCTTGCCGGGATGAAGCCGGTGCTGATCGAGAAGGACTATGCGGGCCGTCACGCTTCGGGGGTCAATGCCGGCGGCGTCCGCCAGCTCGCGCGGCACATCCCCGAGATACCGCTCTCGATCCGTTCGATGGGAATCTGGGAGAAAATCACGGATCTCCTCGACGACGATTGCAGCTTCGAGAGCCACGGCCAGGTCTTGGTCGCGGAGGACGAGGCGGAGCTCGCGGTCTGCCGCGCGCGCGTCGCCGAGCTCAACGCGCTCGGCTTCACCCACGAAGAACTGATCGACGCGGCTGAATTGCGCCGGCTGGTGCCGGCAGTCGCCGAGACTTGTCCCGGCGGCGTCGTCTCGCGCCGCGACGGTGCGGCCAATCCGGCGCAGACGACGACGGCGTTCCGCCGCAAGGCCGAACGGCTGGGCGCGACCGTGAGCGAAGGCATCCCGGCGAACAATATCCATTACAGCAACGGTCTCTGGCACGTCGACGTCGGCACTGAAACCTTTGCCGCGCCGGTGCTGGTCAACGCTGCCGGCGCCTGGGCCGGCAGGATCGCAGCCGCGCTCGGCGAGCCCGTGCCGGTCGAGACCGTGGCGCCGATGCTGATGATCACCTCGCGCGTGCCGCATTTCATCGATCCCGTCGTGATCCTGCGCGGCCGCAAACTCTCCTTCAAGCAGTTCTCCAACGGCACCGTGCTGATCGGCGGTGGCCACCTCGCGACGCCGCATCAGGACCGCAACGAGACGGTGCTGGACTGGAAGAGCCTTGCGGTCAGCGCCCGCACCGTGTTCGAGCTGTTTCCGGTGATGCGCGGCGCGACGATCGTGCGCGCCTGGGCCGGCATCGAGGCGAAGATGAAGGACGATATCCCCGTGTTCGGGCCGAGCGTCCGTCACAAGGGCCTCTATCACCAGTTCGGCTTCTCGCTGCATGGCTTCCAGCTCGGTCCCGGCGCTGGCGCCGTCATGGCGGAGCTGATCGTCAACGGCGGCACCCAGACCCGTGTCAGCGATCTCGGCATCGACCGCTTCCACCCTTCCACGCTCTAG
- a CDS encoding RidA family protein gives MSITRSIRTPIMHRAVEANGFVFLGGTIADDTSVSMGEQTRNILGKIAGYLNEAGTDKSRIVSASIFVTDLSKKKEMDAAWTEFFGDNLPTRATVGVADLGGSALIEVVVTALKG, from the coding sequence ATGAGCATCACCCGCAGCATCCGCACGCCCATCATGCACCGCGCCGTAGAGGCCAACGGCTTCGTCTTCCTCGGCGGAACCATCGCCGATGACACCTCGGTCTCGATGGGCGAGCAGACCCGCAACATTCTCGGCAAGATCGCCGGCTACCTGAATGAGGCCGGCACCGACAAGTCGCGAATCGTCAGCGCCTCGATCTTCGTCACGGATCTGTCCAAGAAGAAGGAGATGGACGCGGCCTGGACCGAGTTCTTTGGCGACAACCTGCCGACCCGGGCGACGGTTGGCGTCGCCGATCTCGGCGGCAGCGCGCTGATCGAGGTCGTGGTCACTGCGCTGAAGGGCTGA
- a CDS encoding solute carrier family 23 protein encodes MSIATGSDKQTQSYFPRWTLKTSGVIMPEERLSSGQTAVSGFQHCVAMSGSTIIAPLLMGFDPNVAVLFSGIGTLIFFVIVAGRVPSYLGSSFAFIAVVIAATGYAGHGPNPNLSVALGGIVGAGVLYGVIALIVMWSGVGWIERLLPPAVTGAVVAAIGLNLAPVAVKAVSAGAFDTGIGLATVLIIGVVAVAAPGLWRRLPIILGAIGGYLLYLLFANGLGLGKPIDFAQLSAAPWFGLPNFTAPTFQADAIFLIAPVAIILVAENLGHIKAVGAMTGRSLDAYLGRALFADSLATIVAACGGGTGVTTYAENIGVMAATKVYSTLLFAFAAIVSIMLGFSPKFGALILSIPGPVIGGLSIVLFGLIAAMAGRIWVENKVDFANPANLITAAVALTAGAGDLTLKFGAFTIGGIGTATFGAIILYQILTSPLARHAK; translated from the coding sequence ATGTCGATTGCAACAGGCTCGGATAAGCAAACGCAAAGCTATTTTCCGCGTTGGACACTCAAGACCTCGGGCGTGATCATGCCCGAGGAACGGCTGTCATCGGGGCAGACCGCCGTCTCCGGTTTCCAGCATTGCGTCGCGATGTCGGGTTCGACGATCATCGCCCCGCTGCTGATGGGATTCGACCCCAACGTCGCCGTCCTGTTCTCCGGCATCGGCACGCTGATCTTCTTCGTTATCGTCGCCGGGCGCGTGCCGAGCTATCTCGGATCGAGCTTCGCGTTCATCGCCGTCGTCATCGCCGCCACCGGCTATGCCGGGCATGGGCCGAACCCGAACCTGTCGGTTGCGCTCGGCGGCATCGTCGGCGCCGGGGTGCTGTACGGCGTGATCGCGCTGATCGTGATGTGGTCGGGGGTCGGCTGGATCGAGAGACTGCTGCCGCCGGCCGTCACCGGCGCCGTGGTCGCCGCGATCGGCCTCAACCTCGCGCCCGTGGCGGTCAAGGCGGTGAGCGCCGGCGCGTTCGACACGGGAATCGGGCTCGCGACCGTGCTGATCATCGGCGTGGTTGCCGTTGCAGCTCCAGGCCTGTGGCGCCGGCTGCCGATCATCCTCGGCGCAATCGGCGGATATCTCTTGTACTTGCTGTTCGCGAACGGTCTCGGCCTCGGCAAGCCGATCGACTTCGCCCAACTCTCGGCCGCGCCGTGGTTCGGACTGCCCAACTTCACTGCGCCGACGTTCCAGGCCGACGCAATCTTCCTGATCGCGCCGGTTGCGATCATTCTTGTCGCCGAGAACCTCGGTCACATCAAGGCCGTCGGTGCCATGACGGGCCGGAGTCTTGATGCCTATCTCGGCCGCGCGCTGTTCGCCGACAGCCTTGCGACGATCGTCGCAGCTTGCGGCGGCGGCACCGGCGTCACCACCTATGCCGAGAATATCGGCGTCATGGCGGCGACGAAGGTCTATTCGACATTGCTGTTTGCCTTCGCCGCCATTGTGTCGATCATGCTCGGCTTCTCGCCGAAATTCGGCGCCCTGATCCTGTCGATTCCGGGCCCTGTCATCGGCGGCCTCTCGATCGTGCTGTTCGGACTGATCGCGGCGATGGCGGGCCGGATCTGGGTCGAGAATAAGGTCGATTTTGCAAATCCCGCAAACCTGATCACCGCCGCCGTGGCCTTGACCGCGGGCGCCGGCGACCTCACGCTCAAATTCGGCGCATTCACGATCGGCGGGATCGGCACCGCAACCTTTGGCGCCATCATCCTCTATCAGATCCTGACCTCGCCGCTGGCGAGGCATGCGAAATGA
- a CDS encoding SDR family oxidoreductase, producing MPQPHRSTSLPSRLVNHYALVTGASQGIGRAVAIRLAQEGATVAINYFDHPERAEETLALARTASGDRGHGKLDHLIVKADVSNEQEVAAMFETVLARFKRLDCLVNNAGFQRESPSEALDIETYRRIIDVNLNGAVLCAQKALAHFVARGGGGSIINCSSVHQIIPKPGYLAYSISKGGMANLTRTLALEFAGRGIRVNAVGPGAIDTPINAAWTGDPEKRGVVTGHIPMGRVGTPEEIAAVFAFLASDEASYITGQTLYACGGLTLFPEFRENWAS from the coding sequence ATGCCGCAACCCCATCGCTCGACTTCGCTTCCCTCGCGCCTTGTCAACCACTACGCGCTGGTGACCGGCGCCTCACAAGGCATCGGCCGCGCCGTCGCCATCAGGCTCGCCCAGGAAGGTGCGACAGTTGCCATCAATTATTTTGATCACCCCGAGAGGGCCGAGGAGACCCTTGCGCTGGCGCGGACGGCGTCGGGCGATCGCGGCCACGGCAAGCTCGATCACCTCATCGTCAAGGCCGATGTCAGCAATGAGCAGGAGGTCGCGGCGATGTTCGAGACGGTTTTGGCGCGCTTCAAGCGCCTCGACTGTCTCGTCAACAATGCCGGCTTCCAGCGGGAATCGCCGAGCGAGGCGCTCGACATCGAAACCTATCGCCGCATCATCGACGTCAATCTCAATGGGGCCGTACTGTGCGCGCAGAAGGCGCTCGCGCATTTCGTCGCTCGCGGCGGCGGCGGCAGCATCATCAACTGCTCGAGCGTCCACCAGATCATTCCAAAGCCCGGCTATCTCGCTTATTCGATCAGCAAGGGCGGCATGGCCAATCTGACGCGCACGCTGGCACTCGAATTCGCCGGCCGCGGCATTCGCGTCAATGCGGTCGGGCCCGGCGCGATCGACACGCCGATCAACGCCGCCTGGACCGGCGATCCGGAAAAGCGCGGCGTCGTCACCGGCCACATTCCCATGGGGCGCGTCGGTACGCCGGAAGAGATCGCCGCCGTGTTCGCCTTCCTCGCCTCCGACGAGGCGAGCTACATCACCGGGCAGACCCTCTACGCCTGTGGAGGCCTGACGCTGTTCCCGGAATTCCGCGAGAACTGGGCGAGCTAG